A window of Pusillimonas sp. T7-7 contains these coding sequences:
- a CDS encoding Zn-dependent hydrolase — MKEPTASPVKVAINADRLWRNIESLSSYTDPALPWTRRAFTPLHQQGREWLKEQMELAGLAVQVDAAGNLIGRRKGRNPDALPLVTGSHTDTVMAGGRFDGILGVLAGIEVAHSLQEHALELDHPLEVIDFMSEEPSDYGISCVGSRAMAGLLDASMLAARDHTGETLAEGLARIGAQASAIPGVQRDRNSTAAYLELHIEQGPVLEQKGLPIGVVTHIVGGRRMALTILGAAGHSGTTPMALRSDALVAASLVVAEAHRQATRLNGPDRYVVATVGRLLVEPNMANAIPGKVDLVLEVRSDSEAVLDSFPEDLLSMLDADIAALKVQVSMKELTRSHVTHCDPALMGAIESAASELGYSTMQLPSGAGHDGVYCSATGPIGMIFVPCLGGRSHCPEEWASPEAVGAGAQVLLHALLELDTSG; from the coding sequence ATGAAAGAGCCCACCGCCAGCCCAGTCAAGGTCGCCATCAATGCCGACAGACTGTGGCGCAACATTGAATCCCTGTCGTCGTACACCGATCCCGCGCTGCCCTGGACGCGCCGGGCCTTCACGCCATTGCATCAGCAAGGGCGGGAATGGCTTAAAGAACAGATGGAGCTGGCTGGGCTTGCGGTACAGGTGGATGCCGCGGGTAACTTGATCGGGCGCCGCAAGGGGCGGAACCCCGATGCGCTTCCCTTGGTGACCGGGTCGCATACCGATACCGTGATGGCGGGCGGCCGCTTCGACGGGATTCTTGGCGTACTGGCAGGCATCGAGGTGGCGCATTCCCTTCAAGAACATGCGCTTGAATTGGACCACCCGTTGGAAGTCATCGACTTCATGTCGGAAGAGCCCAGCGACTACGGCATATCTTGCGTAGGCAGCCGCGCCATGGCCGGATTGCTGGATGCAAGCATGCTGGCAGCGCGCGACCACACCGGCGAAACCCTGGCCGAAGGCCTGGCCCGCATCGGCGCGCAAGCGTCGGCCATACCCGGCGTTCAGCGTGACAGGAATTCCACGGCGGCGTACCTTGAGCTTCATATTGAACAAGGGCCGGTGCTCGAGCAAAAAGGCCTGCCCATAGGCGTGGTGACGCACATCGTAGGCGGGCGCCGAATGGCGCTGACGATTCTGGGCGCCGCCGGGCACTCCGGCACCACACCCATGGCGCTTCGGTCCGATGCGCTGGTCGCGGCGAGCCTGGTTGTTGCCGAAGCTCATCGCCAGGCCACCCGCTTGAATGGCCCTGACCGCTACGTGGTGGCAACGGTTGGCCGCCTTTTGGTGGAGCCCAATATGGCCAACGCCATACCGGGCAAGGTGGACTTGGTGCTGGAAGTGCGCAGCGACAGCGAGGCCGTGCTGGATAGCTTCCCCGAAGATCTTCTATCTATGCTCGACGCCGACATTGCCGCTTTGAAGGTGCAGGTCTCCATGAAGGAACTGACCCGCTCCCATGTTACGCATTGCGATCCGGCATTGATGGGCGCCATCGAGTCGGCCGCATCGGAGCTAGGCTATTCCACCATGCAGTTACCCAGCGGTGCCGGTCACGACGGGGTGTATTGCAGCGCAACCGGCCCCATAGGCATGATCTTTGTGCCTTGCCTGGGCGGCAGAAGCCACTGCCCGGAAGAGTGGGCCAGCCCGGAAGCAGTCGGGGCGGGGGCTCAGGTGCTGCTGCATGCGCTGCTGGAGCTCGATACATCCGGCTAG
- a CDS encoding type II toxin-antitoxin system RelE/ParE family toxin, with protein sequence MTVKVVILHSAEMDLQALKRYLTQNFGPAVWHQSYALIKEAIARIAMYPKLGVTPDELVNLHLVQYRQVVMGMNRIIYELRGDTAFVHIVCDTRKDLQTLLMSRILAP encoded by the coding sequence ATGACCGTCAAGGTTGTGATTCTTCACTCGGCGGAAATGGATCTGCAAGCCCTTAAACGCTATCTGACTCAAAACTTTGGGCCAGCCGTATGGCATCAAAGTTATGCCTTGATTAAAGAGGCCATCGCCCGTATTGCCATGTACCCCAAACTGGGCGTCACTCCAGACGAATTGGTCAATCTTCACCTTGTGCAGTATCGCCAAGTCGTGATGGGAATGAACCGTATTATTTATGAACTAAGGGGCGACACTGCTTTTGTGCACATTGTTTGCGACACACGCAAAGATCTGCAAACCCTGCTCATGTCGCGGATACTGGCGCCCTAA
- a CDS encoding type II toxin-antitoxin system Phd/YefM family antitoxin → MKYSTQVKPISYLKSHAAEIVTTLTETREPMLITQNGEAKLVVQDVKSYEQQAQTLALLKILALGNHEIEQGRYRSADQVFDDLDKE, encoded by the coding sequence GTGAAATATTCCACTCAAGTCAAGCCAATCAGCTATCTTAAAAGTCACGCTGCAGAAATCGTCACCACCCTGACGGAAACACGTGAACCGATGTTAATTACACAGAACGGCGAGGCCAAGCTGGTCGTCCAAGACGTGAAATCATACGAACAACAGGCCCAGACACTTGCCCTTTTAAAGATCTTGGCACTGGGCAACCACGAGATCGAGCAAGGACGGTATCGTAGCGCTGACCAGGTATTCGACGACCTGGATAAAGAATGA